One Actinosynnema pretiosum DNA segment encodes these proteins:
- a CDS encoding DMT family transporter: protein MNNPGSLVRMGVLALVWGSSFLWIKVALTGLSPVQIALARTALGALTLVAVLLASGQRLPRGRALWGHLAVAALFNNTVPFVLFAVGEQSVDSGVAGVLNATTPLWTLLLGLALGTERGGSRARLAGLALGFAGVLLIFAPWERGGLASWGALACLVAAASYAVAYTYIGRTVSGRGASSMQLSSAQLVVGSGLTALALPAGGLEAPHPSWEAVLAVAVLGVLGTGLAFLLNYRLIEDEGPTNATVVGYLLPVVSVLLGAVFLGEALNLRVVAGMAVVLAGVALTRARRAPRPLPEVREAVVAAASGEPATLK, encoded by the coding sequence ATGAACAACCCCGGCTCGCTGGTCAGGATGGGCGTGCTCGCCCTGGTGTGGGGCTCCAGCTTCCTGTGGATCAAGGTCGCCCTCACCGGGCTGTCCCCGGTGCAGATCGCGCTGGCGCGGACCGCGCTCGGCGCGCTCACCCTGGTGGCGGTGCTCCTGGCGAGCGGGCAGCGGCTGCCGCGCGGGAGGGCGCTGTGGGGGCACCTGGCGGTGGCGGCGCTGTTCAACAACACCGTGCCGTTCGTGCTGTTCGCGGTCGGCGAGCAGAGCGTGGACTCGGGCGTGGCCGGGGTGCTCAACGCCACCACGCCGCTGTGGACGCTGCTGCTGGGGCTGGCGCTGGGCACCGAGCGGGGCGGCAGCCGGGCCCGGCTGGCCGGGCTGGCGCTGGGCTTCGCCGGGGTGCTGCTGATCTTCGCGCCGTGGGAGCGGGGCGGGCTGGCCAGCTGGGGCGCGCTGGCGTGCCTGGTGGCGGCGGCCTCGTACGCGGTGGCCTACACCTACATCGGGCGGACGGTGTCCGGGCGCGGGGCGAGTTCGATGCAGCTGTCCTCGGCGCAGCTGGTGGTGGGCAGCGGTCTGACCGCCCTCGCGCTGCCCGCGGGCGGGTTGGAGGCGCCGCACCCGTCCTGGGAGGCGGTGCTGGCGGTGGCGGTGCTGGGCGTGCTGGGCACGGGCCTGGCGTTCCTGCTGAACTACCGGCTGATCGAGGACGAGGGCCCGACGAACGCCACCGTGGTCGGCTACCTGCTGCCGGTGGTCTCGGTCCTGCTGGGCGCGGTGTTCCTCGGGGAGGCGCTGAACCTGCGGGTCGTGGCGGGCATGGCCGTTGTTCTCGCAGGGGTCGCCCTGACCCGCGCGCGACGGGCCCCGAGGCCCCTCCCGGAGGTCCGGGAAGCGGTCGTGGCGGCGGCCTCCGGGGAGCCGGCTACGCTCAAG
- a CDS encoding serine/threonine-protein kinase, translating to MSEDGRVIADRYRILDRIGSGAMGVVWRAHDERLGRVVAVKQLLLQPSLDAREQDEAIQRAMREGRIAAKLHHPNAIAVYDVVEEDGAPCLVMEYLPSYSMADTMSEHGVLDPVEVAHIGTQAAAALSAAHAAGIVHRDVKPGNVLLAENGLVKITDFGISRASDDVTVTKTGLIAGTPAYLAPEIARGQDPTPASDVFSLGSTLFAASEGEPPFGLSENTLGVLHAVAAGRINPPTVDHPLTDVLLHMLNYDPADRPTMSQVRDMLNAVSRGRSPNLGGMRPATATTIAPVADATTVVGPDRTRVVRPGGPRTGTGNRPAGSRTTGVQPTGLHPDPKPGSNRPLAITAVVLGVILLVGTLLVALDVFDDSVPQSPPASSSSETPPTTTSTTTTTSTTTRVVTQEEPEPTTQEQTTTSQQPTTTSQPPQQSSAPPTTTSAPPPTTTSQQPPAPSSGAPPQGQGNTP from the coding sequence GTGAGCGAGGACGGACGGGTCATCGCCGATCGCTACCGCATCCTCGACCGGATCGGCAGCGGCGCCATGGGCGTCGTGTGGCGCGCGCACGACGAGCGCCTCGGCCGGGTCGTGGCCGTCAAGCAGCTGCTGCTCCAGCCGAGCCTGGACGCGCGCGAGCAGGACGAGGCCATCCAGCGCGCCATGCGCGAGGGCCGGATCGCGGCGAAGCTGCACCACCCCAACGCCATCGCGGTCTACGACGTGGTGGAGGAGGACGGCGCTCCGTGCCTGGTCATGGAGTACCTGCCCTCGTACAGCATGGCCGACACGATGTCCGAGCACGGCGTGCTGGACCCGGTCGAGGTGGCCCACATCGGCACCCAGGCCGCGGCGGCGCTGTCGGCCGCGCACGCGGCGGGGATCGTGCACCGCGACGTGAAGCCGGGCAACGTGCTGCTGGCCGAGAACGGCCTGGTCAAGATCACCGACTTCGGCATCTCGCGGGCCAGCGACGACGTCACGGTGACCAAGACCGGCCTGATCGCGGGCACGCCCGCCTACCTGGCCCCGGAGATCGCGCGCGGCCAGGACCCGACGCCCGCGTCCGACGTGTTCTCCCTCGGCTCGACGCTGTTCGCGGCGTCCGAGGGCGAGCCGCCGTTCGGGCTGAGCGAGAACACCCTGGGCGTGCTGCACGCGGTGGCGGCCGGGCGGATCAACCCGCCGACGGTCGACCACCCGCTGACCGACGTGCTGCTGCACATGCTCAACTACGACCCGGCCGACCGCCCGACCATGAGCCAGGTCCGGGACATGCTCAACGCGGTCTCGCGCGGGCGCTCGCCGAACCTGGGCGGGATGCGGCCCGCGACGGCCACCACGATCGCGCCGGTCGCCGACGCCACCACGGTGGTCGGCCCCGACCGGACCCGCGTGGTGCGCCCCGGCGGTCCGCGCACCGGCACGGGCAACCGCCCGGCGGGCTCGCGCACGACCGGGGTCCAGCCCACCGGGCTGCACCCGGACCCGAAGCCGGGCAGCAACCGGCCGCTCGCGATCACCGCGGTCGTGCTGGGCGTCATCCTGCTGGTGGGCACGCTCCTGGTGGCGCTGGACGTCTTCGACGACTCGGTGCCGCAGTCGCCGCCCGCGTCCTCGTCCTCCGAGACGCCGCCGACGACCACCTCCACGACCACCACCACGTCGACGACGACGCGGGTGGTCACCCAGGAGGAGCCGGAGCCGACGACGCAGGAGCAGACGACGACCTCGCAGCAGCCGACGACGACCTCGCAGCCGCCGCAGCAGTCGTCCGCGCCGCCGACGACGACGAGCGCCCCGCCGCCGACGACGACCTCGCAGCAGCCGCCCGCGCCGTCGTCCGGAGCGCCTCCGCAGGGGCAGGGCAACACCCCGTAG
- a CDS encoding serine/threonine-protein kinase, producing the protein MTDDGRLVAGRYRLGQRIGSGAMGVVWQAHDGRLHRTVAVKQLLLQPGLAESDTDEAKRRAMREGRIAARLQHPHAIAVYDVAEDDGQPWLVMEYLPSSSLSTVLSERGTLPPREVAAIGSQVASALAAAHDAGITHRDIKPGNILLGNDGTVKITDFGISRATGDVTVTATGMLAGTPAYLAPEVAKGYDPGSPSDVFSLGSTLYAAIEGMPPFGLNENTIALLHQVASGKVTPPKQAGPLTALLMRLLRAEPEDRPTMAEAREALAAVAAGRTAPEFPMQMPRSHPPSWQGAPVTVPATGISTRAIAPVHNQGQGGQGQGGPAPLPHAPQQHVQPPQQQQHHQSQPNATRIDQRPASGHSLPPSAMSRPPAARPRAARQQSGGGSGGNNRSTMITTLAIVGAAVLGILLASFFTGDDGGDNANTPPPTVTVSKSGDAGSDKPKAQVPERPKVSGDGPTEADQKQFIEAYYGTAVADTDAGWAMLAPGGAAQGQGRSTYDAFWGNVKSVTVDSVTQQSPYFWSAKVTYTMADGSTETKTKNIVVKWQGTDLYVQSES; encoded by the coding sequence GTGACCGACGATGGCCGCCTGGTCGCCGGCCGCTACCGACTCGGGCAGCGGATCGGCAGCGGGGCGATGGGCGTGGTGTGGCAGGCCCACGACGGGCGCCTGCACCGCACCGTCGCGGTGAAGCAGTTGCTGCTTCAACCGGGCCTGGCCGAGTCGGACACGGACGAGGCGAAGCGCAGGGCGATGCGCGAGGGCCGGATCGCGGCGCGCTTGCAGCACCCGCACGCGATCGCGGTCTACGACGTGGCCGAGGACGACGGGCAACCGTGGCTGGTGATGGAGTACCTGCCGTCGAGCAGCCTCTCCACCGTGCTGTCCGAGCGGGGCACGCTGCCCCCTCGCGAGGTTGCCGCGATCGGGTCCCAGGTCGCCTCGGCGCTGGCCGCCGCGCACGACGCGGGCATCACGCACCGCGACATCAAGCCGGGCAACATCCTGCTGGGCAACGACGGCACCGTGAAGATCACCGACTTCGGCATCTCGCGGGCGACCGGCGACGTGACGGTGACCGCGACCGGGATGCTGGCGGGCACCCCCGCCTACCTGGCCCCCGAGGTCGCCAAGGGCTACGACCCCGGTTCGCCGTCCGACGTGTTCTCGCTGGGCTCGACGCTGTACGCGGCGATCGAGGGGATGCCCCCGTTCGGCCTGAACGAGAACACCATCGCGCTGCTGCACCAGGTCGCGTCGGGCAAGGTGACGCCGCCGAAGCAGGCCGGTCCGCTGACCGCGCTGCTGATGCGCCTGCTGCGCGCCGAGCCGGAGGACCGGCCGACGATGGCCGAGGCGCGCGAGGCGCTGGCGGCGGTGGCCGCCGGGCGGACCGCGCCCGAGTTCCCGATGCAGATGCCGAGGTCGCACCCGCCGTCGTGGCAGGGCGCGCCGGTGACGGTGCCCGCGACGGGCATCTCGACCCGCGCGATCGCCCCGGTGCACAACCAGGGCCAGGGCGGGCAGGGCCAGGGCGGTCCCGCGCCCCTGCCGCACGCGCCCCAGCAGCACGTGCAGCCGCCGCAACAGCAGCAGCACCACCAGTCGCAGCCGAACGCGACTCGGATCGACCAGCGCCCCGCGTCGGGCCACTCGCTCCCGCCGTCGGCGATGAGCAGACCCCCGGCCGCCCGGCCCAGGGCCGCGCGGCAGCAGTCGGGCGGCGGGAGCGGCGGCAACAACCGCTCCACCATGATCACCACGTTGGCCATCGTGGGCGCGGCGGTGCTCGGCATCCTGCTGGCCAGCTTCTTCACCGGCGACGACGGCGGCGACAACGCCAACACACCGCCCCCGACCGTGACCGTCTCCAAGTCCGGTGACGCGGGTTCGGACAAGCCCAAGGCCCAGGTGCCCGAGCGCCCGAAGGTCAGCGGCGACGGTCCGACGGAAGCGGACCAGAAGCAGTTCATCGAGGCCTACTACGGCACCGCCGTGGCCGACACCGACGCGGGCTGGGCCATGCTCGCGCCCGGCGGCGCCGCGCAGGGCCAGGGCCGGAGCACCTACGACGCGTTCTGGGGCAACGTCAAGTCGGTGACCGTGGACTCGGTGACCCAGCAGTCGCCGTACTTCTGGTCGGCCAAGGTCACCTACACCATGGCCGACGGCTCGACGGAGACCAAGACCAAGAACATCGTGGTCAAGTGGCAGGGCACGGACCTGTACGTGCAGAGCGAGAGCTGA
- a CDS encoding LysR family transcriptional regulator gives MLDVRRMQVLRAVVTTGSITAAATNLGYTPSAVSQQITALERQAGLALLERVGRGVRPTHAGRVLTEHAARIADRITEAETAIADLREGRAGRLRVRYFSTAGAALLPPAVAAFRAEHPDVRLELRLVDPGDPITEVAEGRADVALAVVTRLDHDRYPDVHLEPLFDEPYAAVLPAGHPLAHREVLDLAELAGERWVDSVPEPGACKDAVLAACAAAGFTPDFVVDAADFPTAQGFVAAGLGVSVIPDLGLGVVNPGVVVRRLRHPEPTRTVCTAVRPGAVGTPAVASLLDALRAVVAAS, from the coding sequence ATGTTGGACGTCCGCAGGATGCAGGTCCTCCGCGCCGTGGTCACCACCGGCTCCATCACCGCCGCCGCGACCAACCTCGGCTACACGCCCTCGGCGGTCAGCCAGCAGATCACCGCACTGGAGCGGCAGGCCGGGCTCGCCCTGCTGGAGCGGGTCGGCCGGGGCGTGCGCCCCACCCACGCGGGCCGGGTCCTCACCGAGCACGCCGCCCGCATCGCCGACCGGATCACCGAGGCCGAGACCGCCATCGCCGACCTGCGCGAGGGCCGCGCGGGCAGGCTGCGCGTGCGCTACTTCTCCACGGCGGGCGCCGCCCTGCTCCCGCCCGCCGTCGCCGCCTTCCGCGCCGAGCACCCCGACGTGCGCCTGGAACTGCGCCTGGTCGACCCCGGCGACCCGATCACCGAGGTCGCCGAGGGCCGCGCCGACGTGGCGCTGGCCGTCGTCACCCGGCTCGACCACGACCGGTACCCGGACGTCCACCTGGAGCCGCTGTTCGACGAGCCCTACGCGGCCGTGCTGCCCGCCGGGCACCCGCTGGCCCACCGGGAGGTGCTCGACCTCGCCGAGCTGGCGGGGGAGCGCTGGGTCGACTCGGTGCCCGAGCCGGGCGCGTGCAAGGACGCGGTGCTCGCGGCCTGCGCCGCCGCCGGGTTCACCCCGGACTTCGTGGTCGACGCCGCCGACTTCCCCACCGCGCAGGGCTTCGTGGCGGCCGGGCTGGGCGTCAGCGTCATCCCGGACCTGGGGCTCGGCGTGGTCAACCCCGGCGTCGTCGTCCGGCGGCTGCGCCACCCCGAGCCCACCAGGACGGTCTGCACAGCGGTGCGGCCCGGAGCCGTCGGCACGCCCGCCGTGGCGAGCCTGCTCGACGCCCTCCGGGCCGTCGTCGCCGCGAGCTAG